From one Pseudomonas fluorescens genomic stretch:
- a CDS encoding DUF2066 domain-containing protein: MRLRNYLAAGCLALFGLSAQAETLSGLYQVREPVNGQGAEARTQATEKALETLVLRLTGDAKAAQSPGLAALRKDPQQIISQFGFEAGPPETVLVDFDPGSTERALRQAGLALWGNNRPSILGWWLNDSIEGSSLVGDGQGSAEPLRRAAQHRGLPLRLPLADLQEQLVATGKNLEGSDPAPLREASERYGADALLAVHASEADGKWQGKWRLWLGDQREQGTVEGADQAALADAVMLAVSNRLAPRFVARPGASSEMQVQVQGMTLERYAELGRVLEPYGARLKSVQGDTLTYQVTGNSDQLRAQLGLAKLQELPAEAPAAPVAADPANPGATQAAAPQPFNGLRFRW, from the coding sequence ATGCGTTTGCGTAACTACCTGGCCGCTGGCTGTCTGGCCCTGTTCGGCCTCTCGGCTCAGGCCGAAACCCTCTCCGGCCTGTATCAGGTCCGCGAACCGGTCAACGGCCAGGGCGCCGAAGCCCGCACCCAGGCCACCGAAAAAGCCCTCGAGACTCTGGTGCTGCGCCTGACCGGCGATGCCAAGGCCGCGCAAAGCCCGGGCCTGGCCGCGCTGCGCAAAGACCCGCAACAGATCATCAGCCAGTTCGGATTCGAGGCAGGTCCCCCGGAAACCGTGCTGGTCGACTTCGACCCGGGCAGCACCGAGCGTGCCTTGCGCCAGGCCGGCCTGGCCCTGTGGGGCAACAACCGGCCATCGATCCTCGGCTGGTGGTTGAACGACAGCATCGAAGGCTCAAGCCTGGTCGGCGACGGCCAGGGCAGCGCCGAACCGCTGCGCCGCGCCGCCCAGCACCGCGGCCTGCCGCTGCGTCTGCCACTGGCCGATTTGCAGGAGCAACTGGTCGCCACGGGCAAGAACCTCGAAGGCAGCGACCCGGCGCCGCTGCGTGAAGCCTCCGAGCGCTATGGCGCCGACGCCTTGCTGGCGGTGCACGCCAGCGAAGCCGATGGCAAATGGCAGGGCAAGTGGCGCCTGTGGCTGGGCGATCAGCGCGAGCAGGGCACTGTCGAGGGCGCTGATCAGGCGGCCCTGGCCGATGCCGTGATGCTTGCCGTCAGCAACCGCCTGGCTCCGCGTTTCGTCGCCCGTCCAGGCGCCAGCAGCGAGATGCAGGTCCAGGTCCAGGGCATGACCCTGGAGCGTTATGCCGAACTGGGTCGCGTGCTCGAACCCTATGGGGCGCGGCTCAAGAGCGTGCAGGGCGATACCCTGACCTATCAGGTCACCGGCAACAGCGATCAGTTGCGCGCGCAACTGGGCCTGGCCAAGTTGCAGGAGCTGCCGGCCGAAGCGCCAGCGGCACCTGTGGCAGCCGACCCAGCCAACCCCGGGGCAACCCAGGCGGCGGCCCCGCAACCGTTCAACGGCCTGCGTTTTCGTTGGTAA
- the purM gene encoding phosphoribosylformylglycinamidine cyclo-ligase — MSKQPSLSYKDAGVDIDAGEALVERIKGVAKRTARPEVMGGLGGFGALCEIPAGYKQPVLVSGTDGVGTKLRLALNLNKHDSIGQDLVAMCVNDLVVCGAEPLFFLDYYATGKLNVDVAATVVTGIGAGCELAGCSLVGGETAEMPGMYEGEDYDLAGFCVGVVEKAEIIDGSKVATGDALIALPSSGPHSNGYSLIRKIIEVCGADIETVQLDGQPLTELLMAPTRIYVKPLLKLIKDTGAVKAMAHITGGGLLDNIPRVLPKGAQAVVDVASWERPAVFNWLQQQGNVDEHEMHRVLNCGVGMVICVAQDQVDTALNVLREAGEQPWVIGQIGVAAEGAAQVELKNVKAH; from the coding sequence ATGAGCAAGCAACCCTCCCTGAGCTACAAGGACGCCGGTGTAGACATCGACGCCGGTGAAGCATTGGTCGAACGCATCAAAGGCGTTGCCAAGCGCACGGCGCGCCCGGAAGTCATGGGCGGCCTGGGCGGTTTTGGCGCCCTCTGCGAAATCCCGGCCGGCTACAAGCAGCCGGTTCTGGTCTCCGGCACCGACGGCGTCGGCACCAAGCTGCGCCTGGCCCTGAACCTGAACAAGCACGACAGCATCGGCCAGGACCTGGTCGCCATGTGCGTCAACGACCTGGTGGTCTGCGGTGCCGAGCCACTGTTCTTCCTCGACTACTACGCTACCGGCAAACTCAATGTCGACGTTGCCGCCACTGTAGTCACCGGTATCGGCGCTGGCTGTGAACTGGCCGGCTGCTCCCTGGTTGGCGGTGAAACCGCTGAAATGCCAGGCATGTACGAAGGCGAAGACTACGACCTGGCCGGCTTCTGCGTCGGCGTGGTGGAAAAAGCCGAAATCATCGACGGCTCCAAGGTTGCCACCGGCGACGCCCTGATCGCCCTGCCATCGTCCGGCCCGCACTCCAACGGCTACTCGCTGATCCGCAAGATCATCGAAGTCTGCGGTGCCGACATCGAAACCGTACAGCTCGACGGCCAGCCGCTGACCGAACTGCTGATGGCCCCGACCCGCATCTACGTCAAGCCGCTGCTCAAGCTGATCAAGGACACCGGCGCGGTCAAGGCCATGGCCCACATCACCGGTGGCGGCCTGCTCGACAACATCCCGCGGGTCCTGCCAAAAGGCGCCCAGGCCGTGGTTGACGTGGCCAGCTGGGAACGCCCGGCGGTGTTCAACTGGCTGCAACAGCAAGGCAACGTCGACGAGCACGAAATGCACCGTGTGCTGAACTGCGGCGTCGGCATGGTCATCTGCGTCGCTCAGGACCAGGTCGACACCGCCCTGAACGTCCTGCGTGAAGCGGGCGAGCAGCCATGGGTCATCGGCCAGATCGGCGTTGCCGCCGAAGGCGCTGCCCAGGTCGAACTGAAGAACGTCAAGGCACACTGA
- the mazG gene encoding nucleoside triphosphate pyrophosphohydrolase, with protein sequence MYTLDDLLHLMARLRDPQHGCPWDLKQTYATIVPYTLEEAYEVADAIERSDFEHLQGELGDLLFQVVYYSQLAREEGRFEFDGVVDSITRKLIRRHPHVFPSGELYAALDTPKLDEAQVKQRWDEIKAQERAEKGEPEQLSLLDDVPAALPALSRAAKLQKRAAQVGFDWPDALPVLDKVREELDEVLQAMADDDSVALADELGDLLFAAVNLARHLKVDPENALRGANKKFERRFRFIEQALRDIGRPIEDCTLEDMDALWGEAKRQEKNLPSCG encoded by the coding sequence ATGTATACCCTGGACGACCTGCTCCACCTCATGGCCCGCCTGCGCGACCCGCAGCATGGCTGCCCGTGGGACCTCAAGCAGACCTACGCGACCATCGTTCCCTACACCCTCGAAGAAGCCTACGAAGTGGCCGACGCCATCGAGCGCAGCGACTTCGAGCACCTGCAGGGTGAGCTCGGTGACCTGCTGTTCCAGGTGGTCTACTACAGCCAACTGGCGCGCGAAGAAGGCCGGTTTGAATTCGACGGGGTGGTCGACAGCATCACCCGCAAGCTGATCCGCCGCCACCCGCACGTATTCCCCAGCGGCGAGCTGTACGCCGCCCTCGATACGCCCAAGCTCGACGAAGCCCAGGTCAAGCAACGCTGGGACGAGATCAAAGCCCAGGAGCGCGCCGAGAAGGGCGAGCCCGAGCAGTTGTCGTTGCTCGACGATGTGCCGGCAGCGTTGCCGGCCCTGTCGCGGGCAGCCAAACTGCAAAAGCGCGCGGCCCAGGTCGGTTTCGACTGGCCGGATGCCTTGCCGGTGCTCGACAAGGTCCGTGAAGAGCTTGATGAAGTGCTGCAGGCCATGGCCGACGACGACAGCGTGGCCCTGGCCGATGAGCTCGGCGACCTGCTGTTCGCTGCGGTCAATTTGGCCCGGCACTTGAAGGTTGACCCGGAAAACGCCCTGCGCGGGGCGAACAAAAAGTTTGAGCGACGTTTCCGTTTTATCGAACAGGCATTGCGCGACATAGGCCGTCCGATTGAAGATTGCACCCTCGAAGACATGGACGCGCTCTGGGGCGAAGCCAAACGTCAGGAAAAGAACCTGCCCAGCTGCGGCTGA
- a CDS encoding DUF3108 domain-containing protein, protein MRRALLFALAVLALPLQAADLKPFSASYTADWKQLPMSGTAERSLEKNANGTWSLNFKASMMIASLTEQSTLKLDKDTLLPQTYHFERGGLGKAKKVDLDFDWSTKKITGTDRGDAVNLPLNRGVLDKSTYQLALQHDVAAGKKSVSYQVVDGDEIDTYDFRVLGSEKVTTKTGQVDAIKVERVRDPSQSKRITELWFAKDWDYLLVQLRQVETDGKEYVIVLQDGTVDGKAVKGN, encoded by the coding sequence ATGCGTCGCGCCCTGCTCTTCGCTCTCGCCGTGCTCGCGCTGCCTTTGCAGGCAGCCGATCTGAAGCCTTTCTCGGCCAGCTACACCGCCGACTGGAAGCAGTTGCCCATGAGCGGCACTGCCGAGCGCAGCCTGGAAAAGAACGCCAATGGTACCTGGAGCCTCAATTTCAAGGCATCGATGATGATCGCCAGCCTGACTGAGCAAAGTACCCTGAAGCTGGACAAGGACACCCTGCTGCCACAGACCTACCACTTTGAACGTGGCGGCCTGGGCAAGGCCAAGAAGGTCGATCTGGATTTCGACTGGTCGACCAAAAAGATCACCGGCACTGACCGCGGTGACGCCGTCAACCTGCCGCTCAACCGCGGCGTGCTGGACAAGTCCACCTATCAACTGGCCCTGCAGCATGACGTAGCAGCGGGCAAGAAGAGCGTGAGCTACCAGGTGGTCGATGGCGACGAGATCGATACCTACGACTTCCGCGTCCTGGGCAGCGAAAAAGTCACCACCAAGACCGGCCAGGTCGATGCCATCAAGGTCGAGCGCGTACGCGACCCGAGCCAGAGCAAGCGCATCACCGAGCTGTGGTTCGCCAAGGACTGGGACTACCTGCTGGTACAACTGCGTCAGGTCGAGACCGACGGCAAGGAGTACGTAATCGTACTGCAAGACGGCACGGTCGATGGCAAGGCGGTCAAGGGCAACTGA
- a CDS encoding DUF2058 domain-containing protein yields the protein MSLSLRDQLLKAGLVNQKQVKQVSKEQKKQKRLEHKGQVEVDDTQQRLAKEAMAEKAKRDQELNRQQQEKVEQKARAAQVKQLIEVSRLPKLTTEDYYNFVDDKKVKRLSVNALMRSKLSSGSLAIVAHGGGYEVIPREAALKIQERDPQRIVLLNTQVEEPDADDPYAAYVIPDDLMW from the coding sequence ATGAGCCTTTCCCTTCGCGACCAATTGCTCAAGGCCGGTCTGGTCAACCAGAAACAGGTCAAGCAGGTCAGTAAAGAACAGAAGAAACAAAAGCGCCTGGAGCACAAAGGCCAGGTCGAGGTCGACGATACCCAGCAGCGGCTGGCCAAGGAAGCCATGGCTGAAAAAGCCAAGCGCGACCAGGAGCTCAACCGCCAGCAGCAGGAGAAGGTCGAGCAGAAGGCCCGCGCCGCCCAGGTCAAGCAATTGATCGAAGTCTCGCGCCTGCCCAAGCTGACCACCGAGGACTACTACAACTTCGTCGACGACAAAAAGGTCAAGCGCCTGTCGGTCAACGCTCTGATGCGCAGCAAGCTGAGCAGCGGTTCACTGGCCATCGTTGCCCATGGCGGCGGTTACGAAGTGATTCCTCGCGAGGCGGCGCTGAAGATCCAGGAGCGTGACCCGCAGCGTATCGTCCTGCTCAACACCCAGGTTGAAGAGCCAGATGCCGACGATCCGTACGCAGCCTATGTGATCCCTGACGATCTGATGTGGTAA
- the purN gene encoding phosphoribosylglycinamide formyltransferase: MPSKTCDVVVLLSGTGSNLQALIDSTRTGDSPVRICAVISNRADAYGLQRAQDAGIATAVLDHKAFDGREAFDTALVELIDGFQPQLVVLAGFMRILSAGFVRHYQGRLLNIHPSLLPKYKGLHTHQRALEAGDAEHGCSVHFVTEELDGGPLVVQAVIPVELDDTPERLAQRVHSQEHLIYPLAVRWFAEGRLRLGEHGALLDGQPLAASGHLIRP; encoded by the coding sequence ATGCCGAGCAAGACCTGTGATGTCGTGGTGCTGTTGTCCGGCACCGGCAGCAACCTGCAAGCGTTGATCGACAGCACCCGCACCGGCGACAGCCCGGTGCGGATCTGCGCGGTCATCTCCAACCGCGCCGACGCCTATGGCCTGCAGCGCGCCCAAGACGCCGGTATCGCCACCGCCGTGCTCGACCACAAGGCCTTCGACGGCCGCGAGGCGTTCGACACGGCGCTGGTCGAGCTGATCGATGGCTTCCAGCCGCAACTGGTGGTGCTGGCCGGCTTCATGCGCATCCTCAGTGCCGGCTTCGTCCGCCACTACCAGGGCCGCCTGCTGAATATCCACCCTTCCCTGCTGCCCAAGTACAAAGGCTTGCACACTCATCAACGGGCGCTGGAAGCCGGTGATGCCGAGCATGGCTGCAGCGTGCACTTCGTCACCGAGGAACTCGATGGCGGGCCGCTGGTCGTACAAGCAGTAATACCGGTAGAGTTGGATGACACGCCAGAACGTCTGGCACAGCGGGTTCACAGCCAGGAACACCTGATCTATCCGCTGGCGGTGCGCTGGTTTGCCGAGGGCCGTTTGCGCCTGGGCGAGCACGGTGCTCTACTGGATGGCCAGCCTCTGGCGGCCAGCGGCCACTTGATTCGACCCTAG